A single Fluviispira vulneris DNA region contains:
- a CDS encoding HAD family hydrolase, protein MLNLKHKILSKKAILWDFDGCLCDSERIHFLAYAKAFAHIGHTLNEYEYYETFTHTGAGVAKEIETYNISCNLEEIRTDKAKHYWELISKGAAQIYTEIPEILSILKRNGHVNAIASNSPASEINLILSQQKEKLSIDHVIGIEPGMRKKPYPDLYLKALEVLKISPSEALVIEDSERGLLAAQAAGCDALWIKTNLNERFDTKADHLSRLTHKQLLQIIK, encoded by the coding sequence ATGCTAAATCTAAAACACAAAATACTTTCTAAAAAGGCAATACTTTGGGATTTTGACGGATGCCTATGCGACTCTGAACGCATACACTTCTTAGCGTACGCAAAAGCATTTGCACATATCGGACACACACTCAATGAGTATGAATACTATGAGACTTTCACTCACACTGGTGCAGGTGTCGCAAAGGAAATCGAAACATATAACATAAGTTGCAATCTTGAAGAAATAAGAACGGACAAAGCAAAACACTATTGGGAACTTATTTCAAAAGGAGCTGCTCAGATATATACTGAAATTCCAGAAATTCTATCTATCTTAAAAAGAAACGGTCATGTCAATGCTATTGCGAGCAATAGTCCTGCGAGTGAAATAAATCTTATCCTTTCTCAACAAAAAGAAAAATTGAGTATTGACCACGTAATTGGTATTGAGCCTGGAATGCGCAAAAAACCATATCCCGATCTTTACCTAAAAGCTCTTGAAGTATTAAAGATTTCGCCAAGCGAAGCTCTTGTCATCGAAGACTCTGAACGTGGTTTGCTTGCAGCACAAGCAGCTGGCTGCGATGCTCTTTGGATAAAAACCAACTTAAATGAACGTTTTGACACAAAAGCGGATCATCTTTCTCGCTTAACCCACAAACAACTACTCCAAATAATAAAGTGA
- a CDS encoding lipoyl protein ligase domain-containing protein, whose product MDNWVLNLPKKLWPEFSLDATNKAPFLIRFFETQKNVVVLSSSNKAEKEANIEECEKNNIPILQRKGGGGTVVLGQGCLILTFAFYGKDVFGNSKYFQMINNLWIDSLVNAGCPKLNQQGISDISYINKKIAGTSIFRKKHLLVYQGSLLVNPNLELISKLLCHPSREPDYREGRSHEDFLTTTQALGCSLSASELALFCQNYFEENVGQYFKNDVLI is encoded by the coding sequence ATGGACAATTGGGTATTAAATTTACCTAAGAAATTATGGCCTGAGTTCTCACTCGATGCCACAAATAAAGCACCTTTTCTCATTCGCTTTTTCGAAACTCAAAAAAATGTTGTCGTTTTGTCGAGCTCAAATAAAGCAGAAAAAGAAGCGAACATAGAAGAATGTGAAAAAAATAATATTCCAATTCTGCAAAGAAAAGGCGGAGGAGGAACTGTTGTTTTAGGACAAGGTTGCCTAATCCTTACATTTGCATTTTATGGAAAAGATGTCTTTGGTAATAGTAAATATTTTCAAATGATTAATAACTTGTGGATCGATTCTCTCGTAAATGCAGGGTGTCCAAAATTAAATCAACAGGGTATAAGTGATATAAGTTATATAAATAAAAAAATTGCTGGTACAAGTATTTTCCGGAAGAAACATTTACTAGTTTATCAAGGAAGTTTACTCGTAAATCCAAATTTAGAGCTTATTTCTAAATTACTTTGCCATCCATCGCGTGAACCTGATTACCGAGAAGGTCGTTCGCATGAAGACTTTTTAACTACAACACAGGCTCTTGGTTGTTCTTTATCTGCATCTGAACTTGCTCTTTTTTGCCAAAATTATTTTGAAGAAAATGTTGGACAATATTTTAAAAATGATGTTTTAATATGA
- a CDS encoding GIN domain-containing protein, which produces MNVFNQSRVVRYFSSIAIANNFDVEIFVGKAQGLEVKAKADFLPRIITEVNSFGKLFIHMEDGFSHPTRTQVIIHTHVLNSLFIRDTVQASVLDLHGGGFVFEGTDASACYMSGYVDNFKVTAFGSANINAVELEAQSISLSCNHSSQISLCAKQTLVGTAYGNCHIRYKGKPNVDIFNSGLSKIASY; this is translated from the coding sequence ATGAATGTATTTAATCAAAGTCGTGTTGTCCGATATTTTTCATCAATTGCTATTGCAAATAATTTTGATGTCGAAATATTTGTAGGCAAAGCTCAAGGTTTAGAAGTTAAAGCTAAAGCCGATTTTTTGCCAAGAATAATCACTGAAGTCAACTCTTTTGGTAAATTATTTATCCATATGGAAGATGGTTTTTCTCATCCTACTAGAACTCAAGTTATTATTCACACTCATGTATTAAATTCCCTTTTTATCAGAGACACTGTTCAAGCAAGTGTGCTTGATTTACATGGTGGGGGATTTGTCTTTGAAGGTACTGATGCTAGCGCATGCTATATGAGCGGGTATGTAGATAACTTCAAAGTAACGGCTTTTGGCAGTGCAAATATTAATGCTGTTGAATTAGAGGCTCAATCAATTTCATTATCGTGCAATCATTCTTCACAAATCAGTTTATGTGCAAAACAAACCCTTGTTGGAACTGCATATGGAAATTGCCATATTCGCTATAAAGGGAAGCCAAATGTTGATATTTTTAATTCCGGACTTTCAAAAATTGCTTCATATTAA